GACCATTCCGGTTAACTTAGCAGGGCTACCTAGCATGAGCTTGCCCTGTGGTTTTGATGAGCAAGGCCTGCCGATCGGGATCCAGTTGATTGGGAATGTTTTACAAGAGGAAATCATCTTCCAAGTAGCCCATGCCTATGAACAGGCAACCAACTGGCACTATCGCACTCCAGCA
The sequence above is drawn from the Cyanobacteriota bacterium genome and encodes:
- a CDS encoding amidase family protein translates to TIPVNLAGLPSMSLPCGFDEQGLPIGIQLIGNVLQEEIIFQVAHAYEQATNWHYRTPAL